The following coding sequences are from one Salvia hispanica cultivar TCC Black 2014 chromosome 3, UniMelb_Shisp_WGS_1.0, whole genome shotgun sequence window:
- the LOC125213158 gene encoding protein NUCLEAR FUSION DEFECTIVE 4-like, producing the protein MGVKLSPASPAGKWLGFVTAVWVQAISGNNYTFSNYSDALKTLMGLTQLQLNGLSVAKDVGKAFGIFAGLASDRLPTAVILLIGSVEGFVGYGVQWLVVSGRIQPLPYWAMCVFLCMGGNSTTWMNTAILVTCIRNFRKNRGPVSGILKGYVGLSTAIFTDVCSALFADDPAKFLMMLTVVPLVVCLSAMLFLREIPPSKTATEEEEETKFFGVINAIAVVIAIYLLAFDVTGAHGRLFSQFFAAILLILLASPLLIPIYLLTKNFASSRRESADVERIATEPLLEAAPEVEKEAESVTAAEKRRPVVGEEHTISEAMKTADFWILFGSFLCGVGTGLSVLNNLGQMGRALGYSDVSIFVSLTSIWGFFGRILSGSVSEYFIKRAGTPRPVWNAASQILMAVGYVVLAMAMPGSLYVGSVVVGICYGVRLAVTVPTASELFGLKYFGLIYNILILNLPLGSFLFSGLLAGILYDAQATSTAGGGNTCIGAHCYRLVFVVMAAVCVVGFGLDVLLSMRTKSVYAKIYASRKCKRASSIIVQ; encoded by the exons ATGGGTGTAAAGCTCTCGCCGGCGTCCCCCGCCGGAAAATGGCTCGGCTTCGTCACCGCCGTGTGGGTGCAAGCCATTTCCGGCAACAATTACACCTTCTCCAACTACTCCGACGCCCTCAAAACACTCATGGGACTCACTCAGCTCCAGCTCAACGGCCTCTCCGTCGCCAAAGACGTCGGCAAAGCCTTCGGCATCTTCGCCGGCCTCGCCTCCGACCGCCTCCCCACCGCCGTCATCCTCCTCATCGGCTCCGTCGAAGGCTTCGTCGGCTACGGCGTTCAATGGCTCGTCGTCAGCGGCCGAATCCAGCCTCTTCCTTATTGGGCG ATGTGTGTCTTCCTCTGTATGGGGGGAAACAGCACGACGTGGATGAACACCGCGATTTTGGTGACATGCATTCGCAATTTCCGGAAGAATCGCGGCCCTGTTTCGGGGATCTTAAAAGGCTACGTCGGTCTGAGCACCGCCATCTTCACCGACGTCTGCTCCGCGCTCTTCGCCGACGATCCGGCGAAGTTTCTGATGATGCTCACCGTCGTTCCCCTCGTCGTCTGCCTCTCCGCCATGCTCTTCCTCCGCGAGATCCCGCCGTCGAAGACGGCAAccgaggaagaggaggaaacGAAATTCTTCGGCGTAATCAACGCAATCGCCGTCGTAATCGCGATCTACCTCCTCGCATTCGACGTCACCGGCGCTCACGGACGCCTGTTCTCGCAATTCTTTGCCGCGATTCTCCTGATCCTCCTCGCGTCGCCTCTCCTCATCCCGATTTACCTCCTCACGAAGAATTTCGCCTCTTCTCGTCGCGAATCCGCCGACGTGGAGCGGATCGCGACGGAGCCTCTGCTCGAGGCGGCGCCGGAGGTGGAGAAGGAGGCAGAATCGGTTACGGCGGCGGAGAAGAGGAGGCCGGTGGTGGGGGAAGAGCACACGATTAGCGAGGCGATGAAAACCGCGGATTTCTGGATCTTATTCGGGTCGTTTTTGTGCGGAGTTGGAACGGGTCTCTCGGTTTTAAATAATCTCGGGCAAATGGGTCGGGCTCTCGGGTATTCGGATGTATCCATATTCGTTTCCCTCACAAGCATATGGGGATTTTTCGGTCGGATCCTATCCGGGTCGGTTTCCGAATACTTCATCAA GAGGGCTGGAACACCCAGGCCAGTTTGGAATGCGGCTTCACAGATTCTAATGGCAGTTGGCTACGTTGTGCTGGCCATGGCCATGCCGGGGTCACTCTACGTGGGCTCGGTCGTGGTTGGGATCTGCTACGGCGTGCGCCTCGCTGTCACGGTCCCGACTGCGTCGGAGCTATTCGGCCTCAAGTACTTCGGCCTCATCTACAACATCCTCATCCTCAACCTCCCGCTGGGCTCGTTCCTCTTCTCCGGCCTGCTCGCAGGTATCCTCTACGATGCCCAGGCGACGAGCACGGCCGGGGGCGGCAACACGTGCATAGGCGCCCATTGCTACCGGCTCGTGTTTGTGGTTATGGCGGCCGTGTGTGTCGTGGGGTTCGGCCTTGATGTGCTGCTGTCTATGAGAACTAAATCAGTGTATGCCAAGATTTATGCTAGCAGAAAATGTAAGAGAGCTTCATCTATTATTGTTCAATAA
- the LOC125213159 gene encoding protein NUCLEAR FUSION DEFECTIVE 4-like, with protein sequence MGVKLSPASPAGKWLGLVTAVWVQAIAGNNYTFSNYSDALKTLMGLTQLQLNTLSFAKDAGKAFGIIAGLASDRLPTAVILLIGSVEGFVGCGVQWLVVSGRIQPLPYWAMCIFICMGGNSTTWMNTAVLVTCFRNFRKNRGPVSGILKGYVGLSTAIFTDICSALFANDPAKFLLMLTVVPLIVCLSAMLFLREIPPSQTASEEGEETKFFGVINAIAVVIAIYLLAFDITGAHGRLFSQFFAAILLILLALPLLIPIYLLTKNIVSSNRESADVEQSATEPLLVEAPEVEAVVAAAEKRRPVVGEEHTISEAMKTADFWILFGSFLCGVGPGLSVVNNLGQMGRALGYAEASIFVSLTSIWGFFGRILSGSASEYFIKRAGTPRPVWNAASQILMAMGYVVLAVAMPGSLYVGSILVGICSGVRLAVSVPAASELFGLKYFGLMYNVLILNLPLGSFLFSGLLAGLLYDAEATSTAGGGNTCVGAHCYRLVFVVMAVACVVGFGLDVLLSMRTKSVYAKIYASRKCEKDSYVIVQ encoded by the exons ATGGGTGTAAAGCTGTCGCCGGCGTCCCCCGCCGGAAAATGGCTCGGCCTCGTCACCGCCGTGTGGGTGCAAGCAATTGCCGGCAACAATTACACCTTCTCCAACTATTCCGACGCCCTCAAAACACTCATGGGACTCACTCAGCTCCAGCTCAACACCCTCTCATTCGCCAAAGACGCCGGCAAAGCCTTCGGCATCATCGCCGGCCTCGCCTCCGACCGCCTCCCCACGGCCGTCATCCTCCTCATCGGCTCCGTCGAAGGATTCGTCGGCTGTGGCGTGCAATGGCTCGTCGTCAGCGGCCGAATCCAGCCTCTACCTTATTGGGCG ATGTGTATCTTCATCTGTATGGGCGGAAACAGCACGACGTGGATGAACACCGCGGTTTTGGTGACATGCTTTCGCAATTTCCGGAAGAATCGCGGCCCTGTTTCGGGAATCTTAAAAGGCTACGTCGGCCTGAGCACCGCCATCTTCACCGACATCTGCTCCGCGCTCTTCGCCAACGATCCGGCGAAGTTTCTGTTGATGCTCACCGTCGTCCCCCTCATCGTCTGCCTCTCCGCCATGCTCTTCCTCCGCGAGATCCCGCCGTCGCAGACGGCATCAGAGGAAGGCGAGGAGACGAAATTCTTCGGCGTAATCAACGCAATCGCCGTCGTAATCGCGATCTACCTCCTCGCATTCGACATCACCGGCGCCCACGGCCGCCTCTTCTCGCAATTCTTCGCCGCGATTCTCCTGATCCTCCTAGCGTTGCCTCTCCTCATCCCGATTTACCTCCTCACGAAGAATATCGTCTCTTCTAATCGCGAATCCGCCGACGTGGAGCAGAGCGCGACGGAGCCACTTCTCGTGGAGGCGCCGGAGGTGGAAGCGGTTGTTGCGGCGGCGGAGAAGAGGCGGCCGGTGGTGGGGGAAGAGCACACGATTAGCGAGGCGATGAAAACCGCGGATTTCTGGATCTTGTTCGGGTCGTTTTTGTGCGGGGTGGGACCGGGTCTCTCGGTTGTAAATAATCTCGGGCAAATGGGTCGGGCTCTCGGGTACGCGGAAGCATCCATATTCGTTTCGCTCACAAGCATATGGGGATTTTTCGGTCGGATCCTATCCGGGTCGGCTTCCGAATACTTCATCAA GAGGGCTGGAACACCCAGGCCGGTTTGGAATGCGGCTTCACAGATTCTAATGGCGATGGGCTACGTTGTGCTGGCCGTGGCCATGCCGGGATCGCTCTACGTGGGCTCTATCTTGGTCGGCATCTGCAGCGGCGTGCGCCTCGCCGTCTCGGTCCCGGCCGCGTCGGAGCTCTTCGGCCTCAAGTACTTTGGCCTCATGTACAACGTCCTCATCCTCAACCTCCCGCTGGGCTCGTTCCTCTTCTCTGGCCTGCTCGCGGGCCTCCTCTACGATGCCGAGGCGACGAGCACGGCCGGGGGCGGAAACACGTGCGTGGGCGCCCATTGCTACCGGCTCGTGTTCGTGGTTATGGCGGTCGCGTGTGTCGTGGGGTTCGGCCTTGATGTGCTGCTGTCTATGAGAACTAAATCAGTGTATGCCAAGATTTATGCTAGCAGGAAATGTGAGAAAGATTCATATGTTATTGTTCAATAA